One part of the Streptomyces lydicus genome encodes these proteins:
- a CDS encoding substrate-binding domain-containing protein: MHPSRKAARNGAVLLVVAATALLGCERGTSAGAGPYSPGPARDGCPTVLAGARQSVQRAQQIRSAWHGPTTGPPAASGKDIVYVAQSMNNPGVAGAARGMAQGAKVIGWRVRVIDGQGTPAGIQAAFSQAVALRPSGIVIGGFDPGLTAQQVARAEAEHLPLIGWHAVDSPGPSKDPALFTNITTRVQDVARISADWVIAHSRGTAGVVVFTDASIPFARNKSELIKKDLASCRGLRLLAEENIPLPDTSSRTPQEVSSLLSRFGDRWTHSVAINDVYFADAAPALRAARKKGAGPPFNVGAGDGDPSAFQRINSRQFQAATVPEPFSQQGWQILDEFNRAFAGRPDSGYVAPVHLSTAANSGGATTWDPPGYRAAYRRIWRR; the protein is encoded by the coding sequence GTGCACCCCTCCCGCAAGGCCGCCCGGAACGGCGCCGTCCTGCTGGTGGTGGCGGCCACCGCCCTGCTCGGCTGCGAGCGGGGCACGTCGGCCGGCGCCGGACCGTACTCGCCCGGACCGGCCCGCGACGGCTGTCCCACCGTCCTGGCCGGCGCACGGCAGTCCGTACAGCGGGCCCAGCAGATCCGCTCCGCCTGGCACGGCCCGACCACCGGCCCCCCGGCGGCCTCCGGCAAGGACATCGTCTACGTCGCGCAGAGCATGAACAACCCCGGTGTCGCGGGCGCGGCCAGGGGCATGGCGCAGGGGGCGAAGGTCATCGGCTGGCGGGTCCGGGTGATCGACGGCCAGGGCACCCCCGCCGGGATCCAGGCGGCGTTCAGCCAGGCCGTCGCCCTCCGCCCGTCGGGCATCGTGATCGGCGGCTTCGACCCCGGTCTGACGGCGCAGCAGGTCGCGCGGGCCGAGGCGGAGCACCTTCCGCTCATCGGCTGGCACGCGGTCGACTCCCCCGGCCCGAGCAAGGACCCCGCACTCTTCACCAACATCACCACCAGGGTCCAGGACGTCGCGCGGATCAGCGCGGACTGGGTGATCGCACACTCCCGCGGCACCGCCGGAGTGGTGGTGTTCACCGATGCCTCGATCCCGTTCGCCAGGAACAAGTCCGAGCTGATCAAGAAGGATCTCGCCAGCTGCCGCGGCCTGAGGCTGCTGGCGGAGGAGAACATCCCGCTCCCGGACACCAGCAGCCGCACCCCCCAGGAGGTCTCGTCCCTGCTCTCCCGGTTCGGGGACCGGTGGACGCACTCCGTCGCCATCAACGACGTGTACTTCGCCGATGCCGCCCCGGCCCTGCGCGCGGCCCGGAAGAAGGGCGCCGGTCCGCCCTTCAACGTCGGTGCCGGGGACGGCGATCCGTCCGCCTTCCAACGGATCAACAGCCGGCAGTTCCAGGCCGCCACCGTGCCCGAGCCGTTCTCCCAGCAGGGCTGGCAGATCCTCGACGAGTTCAACCGCGCCTTCGCCGGCCGACCCGACAGCGGCTACGTCGCGCCCGTACACCTCTCCACGGCCGCCAACAGCGGCGGGGCCACCACCTGGGACCCGCCCGGCTACCGCGCGGCGTACCGCAGGATCTGGCGGCGGTAG
- a CDS encoding gluconate:H+ symporter: MPLVVVGISVLILLFLMTKLKLNGFIALLLVAVGVALVEGVSVEKIPDVLAEGVGGQTGDTMLVVGLGAMVGRVMGDSGAAQRIANRLVDAFGLRFVQVAMVVTAMLIGVTMFYEVAFVIIVPVAFTLVRVTRKNLLWVGLPMSIALSTMHSFLPPHPGPTAVAATFHASVGHTLVYGLFFAVPFGALVALVWPRLPFIRKMNPTIPHGLVTERVFDEDEMPGTAWSLLVALCPVVLIAGAAVAKMAVSASNPVLPVVAFLGSAPIALLLTLLLAVWAFGPRIGRGLAEVSASCTSSAKAMAMILLVIGAGGAFKNVLVEAGTSDYIKDLTHSWPVSPILLAWLVAVILRIALGSATVAVVTAAGVVQPLLAGSGVHPELMVLAVSCGSIAFSHVNDPGFWMFKEYFNLSVLDAIKARTTYTTVLAVLGLGGVLAVEWTLDALAL; the protein is encoded by the coding sequence ATGCCTCTTGTTGTCGTCGGCATCAGCGTACTGATCCTGCTGTTCCTCATGACGAAGCTGAAACTCAACGGCTTCATCGCCCTGCTCCTGGTGGCCGTCGGGGTCGCACTGGTCGAGGGGGTGTCGGTCGAGAAGATCCCGGACGTGCTCGCGGAGGGCGTCGGCGGCCAGACAGGCGACACGATGCTCGTCGTCGGACTCGGTGCCATGGTGGGCCGCGTCATGGGGGACTCGGGCGCCGCCCAGCGCATCGCGAACCGGCTCGTCGACGCCTTCGGGCTCCGCTTCGTGCAGGTCGCGATGGTCGTGACGGCCATGCTCATCGGGGTGACCATGTTCTACGAGGTCGCCTTCGTCATCATCGTGCCCGTGGCGTTCACCCTCGTCCGGGTCACCCGCAAGAACCTGCTGTGGGTGGGACTCCCGATGTCCATCGCCCTGTCCACCATGCACAGTTTCCTGCCGCCGCACCCCGGCCCCACCGCCGTCGCCGCCACCTTCCACGCCTCGGTCGGCCACACGCTGGTCTACGGCCTCTTCTTCGCCGTGCCGTTCGGCGCGCTCGTCGCCCTGGTGTGGCCGCGGCTGCCCTTCATCCGGAAGATGAACCCCACCATCCCGCACGGACTGGTCACGGAGCGGGTGTTCGACGAGGACGAGATGCCGGGCACGGCCTGGTCGCTGCTCGTCGCGCTGTGCCCGGTCGTGCTGATCGCGGGTGCCGCGGTGGCCAAGATGGCCGTGTCGGCGTCCAACCCGGTGCTGCCGGTCGTCGCCTTCCTCGGCTCCGCCCCGATCGCCCTGCTGCTGACGCTGCTCCTCGCCGTCTGGGCGTTCGGCCCGCGGATCGGCCGCGGACTGGCCGAGGTCAGCGCGTCGTGCACCTCGTCGGCCAAGGCCATGGCCATGATCCTGCTGGTGATCGGTGCGGGCGGTGCGTTCAAGAACGTCCTCGTCGAGGCCGGGACATCGGACTACATCAAGGACCTCACCCACAGCTGGCCCGTCTCGCCGATCCTGCTGGCCTGGCTCGTCGCGGTCATCCTCCGCATCGCGCTCGGTTCGGCGACCGTCGCCGTGGTCACGGCGGCCGGTGTGGTGCAGCCGCTGCTGGCGGGCAGCGGGGTCCACCCCGAACTCATGGTGCTCGCCGTCTCCTGCGGCTCGATCGCCTTCAGCCACGTCAACGACCCCGGCTTCTGGATGTTCAAGGAGTACTTCAACCTGTCGGTCCTCGACGCGATCAAGGCGCGGACGACGTACACGACCGTGCTCGCGGTCCTCGGCCTGGGCGGCGTACTGGCCGTCGAATGGACCCTCGACGCCCTTGCCCTGTGA
- a CDS encoding ABC transporter permease: MTVARSPRSWPVHRIGHLVGAYGLLALTALLFLAFSLALPDTFPTLDNISAVLSNQSIPAILALGAMIPIATGKFDLSLGYGLGLGHVMTMQLLVNEGWPWPPVCLVVAAGGALVGTFNGVVVEFAKINSFIATLGTGSIMYAVTGWITNGARIVPGPLGLPAAFTDLYDSRFLGLPVPAFYVLALTAALWVLLERLPLGRYLYVIGSNPRAAELVGIPARRYVVLAFAGSGLLVGIAGFLLAAQQRIGNPSVGLDYLLPAFVGALLGSTAIRPGRPNALGTLVAVSVLAVGLAGIGQLGAQFWVTPLFNGVTLLIAVGLAGYAARRQLRRRRSTTAPEAPPDPGAPGAPQAP, translated from the coding sequence GTGACCGTGGCCCGCTCCCCCCGCTCCTGGCCGGTCCACCGCATCGGACACCTCGTCGGCGCCTACGGCCTGCTGGCCCTGACCGCCCTGCTGTTCCTGGCCTTCTCGCTCGCCCTGCCGGACACCTTCCCCACCCTGGACAACATCTCCGCCGTGCTGTCCAACCAGTCGATCCCCGCGATCCTGGCGCTCGGCGCGATGATCCCCATCGCCACCGGCAAGTTCGACCTGTCCCTCGGCTACGGCCTCGGGCTCGGGCACGTCATGACCATGCAGCTCCTCGTCAACGAGGGGTGGCCCTGGCCGCCGGTCTGCCTGGTGGTGGCCGCCGGCGGGGCGCTGGTCGGCACCTTCAACGGTGTCGTCGTGGAATTCGCGAAGATCAACTCTTTTATCGCCACCCTGGGCACCGGCAGCATCATGTACGCCGTCACCGGCTGGATCACCAACGGAGCGCGCATCGTGCCCGGGCCGCTCGGCCTGCCGGCCGCCTTCACCGACCTGTACGACTCGCGGTTCCTCGGCCTGCCCGTCCCCGCCTTCTACGTCCTCGCCCTGACCGCCGCGCTGTGGGTGCTGCTGGAACGGCTGCCGCTCGGCCGGTACCTGTACGTCATCGGCTCGAATCCCCGCGCCGCGGAGCTGGTCGGCATCCCCGCCCGGCGGTACGTCGTCCTCGCCTTCGCCGGCTCGGGCCTGCTGGTCGGCATCGCCGGTTTCCTGCTCGCCGCGCAGCAGCGGATCGGCAACCCCAGCGTCGGCCTGGACTACCTGCTGCCGGCGTTCGTCGGCGCCCTGCTCGGCTCCACCGCGATCCGGCCAGGCCGCCCGAACGCCCTGGGCACCCTGGTGGCCGTCAGCGTCCTCGCCGTCGGCCTCGCCGGTATCGGCCAACTCGGCGCCCAGTTCTGGGTCACCCCGCTGTTCAACGGCGTGACCCTGCTGATCGCCGTCGGGCTGGCCGGTTATGCCGCGCGCCGGCAGCTGCGCCGCCGCCGGTCCACCACCGCTCCGGAAGCCCCGCCGGACCCGGGAGCTCCAGGAGCCCCGCAGGCCCCCTGA
- a CDS encoding cyclase family protein, protein MTGSPGGVPAPPDRTDNGPAVSRAEFDALFASVRTWGRWVPADRGACNRITPDRVRRAAALVRTGTVIPMARPWDTVAGPDNSRPALHYMSDLGDVEAPEPATHKDFLAVDFHGKSVSHLDALAHVAYRGCLYDGGAARDLVGAAGARFGAVSALGALVTRGVLLDLPRVLGVDWLAPGRAVHAADLVAAERALDVTIEEGDAVLLRCGGLRRRRERGAWDPGAASAGLHVDAVPLLAERGIALLGGDGDSDVRPSPVDGVHSPVHALAIAAMGVPLLDNLDLEALSVAGGETGRYAFLLVVAPLNVPGGTGSPVTPVAVL, encoded by the coding sequence ATGACCGGCAGTCCCGGCGGGGTGCCGGCGCCGCCGGACCGGACGGACAACGGGCCGGCCGTCTCCCGCGCGGAGTTCGACGCGCTGTTCGCGTCGGTCCGCACCTGGGGCCGCTGGGTCCCCGCCGACCGTGGCGCCTGCAACCGGATCACCCCGGACCGGGTCCGGCGGGCCGCGGCGCTGGTCCGAACCGGGACGGTGATCCCGATGGCGCGCCCCTGGGACACCGTGGCCGGGCCGGACAACAGCCGGCCGGCCCTGCACTACATGTCCGACCTCGGCGATGTGGAGGCGCCGGAGCCGGCCACCCACAAGGACTTCCTCGCCGTCGACTTCCACGGCAAGTCCGTCAGCCACCTGGACGCGCTGGCCCACGTCGCCTACCGCGGGTGCCTCTACGACGGCGGCGCGGCACGCGACCTGGTCGGTGCCGCGGGTGCCCGCTTCGGCGCGGTCTCCGCGCTCGGCGCCCTCGTCACCAGGGGCGTGCTCCTCGACCTGCCCAGGGTGCTGGGGGTCGACTGGCTGGCGCCCGGGCGGGCCGTGCACGCCGCGGACCTGGTGGCCGCGGAGCGGGCGCTGGACGTGACGATCGAGGAGGGCGACGCGGTGCTGCTGCGCTGCGGTGGCCTGCGGCGCCGCCGGGAACGGGGCGCCTGGGACCCCGGCGCGGCGAGCGCCGGCCTGCACGTGGACGCCGTGCCGCTGCTGGCGGAGCGCGGCATCGCCCTGCTCGGGGGCGACGGGGACAGTGACGTACGGCCCTCGCCGGTCGACGGTGTGCATTCCCCGGTCCACGCGCTGGCGATCGCGGCGATGGGAGTGCCGCTGCTGGACAACCTCGATCTGGAGGCGCTCTCGGTGGCCGGCGGCGAGACCGGCCGTTACGCGTTCCTGCTGGTGGTGGCGCCCCTGAACGTCCCCGGTGGGACCGGCTCACCGGTCACTCCGGTCGCGGTCCTGTGA
- a CDS encoding SpoIIE family protein phosphatase produces MGVVGVGSGPARVREQFLRGGTVEGAVRSPILSSWQRSQELGLSPETCDLPYRPDIDLEGRLVSAARPVLDRLEARFAGMNMNVSLADGNGAVLQRRFGSPAMVRQLAAIQSVPGFVFAEQFAGTNGIGLALAERQLINVYGAEHFAERSQTNACSAIPVRDPLSGRIEGILCFGYPLTDAEADAELNLLIRRAAGAIERRLLQQSSARERALLQAYLDARQRRVPAGSTAADGQPADLSARGLDRRDETVLKEHAAGLISAAQRAAVDVWLPGGRQVTLLSHPVTSPSGVEGVAIEAVFAPGQGLAVPVDTQAPAGGPAQQPAAPTGRPPLRSPDGVTGRPVTTARTPGTAGDATGRGPGGLIMVGEPEVGRYAVAARRRLELLSEASTRIGTTLDVAGTARELAEMAVPRLADFVTIDLSPTVLRGEEPRDPRTGLHRTVVHGFRPDCPFYPAGERVELRSTTPQLRALADGQPVLEPELSSAAGWIAQNPEHARSILDHGVHSLVAVPLLARGIALGVASFYRSRDPAPYGDDDRSLALELATRAAICIDNARRYTREHSMVLALQRSLLPHSFPEQNAVEVAHRYLPAESGVGGDWFDVIPLSSARVALLVGDVVGHGLHAAATMGRLRTAARNFAELDLAPDELLTHLDNLVGRLDRDEGFEDPSADGTGIIGATCLYAIYDPAAQQCFMARAGHPPPALVAPDGSVTFPELPAGPPLGLGGLPFETASFHLPEGSQLVLYTDGLVAGRRRDLDTALDQLGRVLAQPNRAPEDTCDAVCHSVVPLHPADDIALLVARTHALPPGRIATWELPTDPARVRDIRAAVTRRLSEWGLDEVVYAAQLLLSELVTNAIRYGSGPIQVRLLHDRTLTCEVADTSSTAPHLRRAATTDEGGRGLFLVAQLAQTWGTRYTADGKVIWAECALDATGGRSDAAERYLHDIPAI; encoded by the coding sequence ATGGGGGTCGTGGGTGTGGGCAGCGGCCCCGCGCGCGTCCGTGAGCAGTTCCTCCGCGGCGGGACGGTCGAGGGGGCCGTACGCAGCCCGATCCTCAGCTCGTGGCAGCGTTCCCAGGAGCTGGGGCTCTCACCGGAAACCTGCGACCTGCCCTACCGCCCGGACATCGACCTGGAGGGCCGGCTCGTCAGCGCCGCCCGGCCCGTACTGGACCGCCTGGAGGCGCGCTTCGCCGGGATGAACATGAACGTGTCGCTCGCCGACGGAAACGGGGCGGTGCTGCAACGCCGGTTCGGCAGCCCCGCGATGGTCCGGCAGCTGGCCGCGATCCAGAGCGTCCCGGGCTTCGTGTTCGCCGAGCAGTTCGCCGGCACCAACGGCATCGGCCTCGCCCTGGCGGAACGACAGCTGATCAACGTCTACGGTGCCGAGCACTTCGCGGAGCGCTCCCAGACGAACGCCTGCTCGGCAATTCCCGTACGGGACCCGCTCAGTGGGCGGATCGAGGGCATTCTCTGCTTCGGCTACCCCCTCACCGACGCGGAGGCGGACGCGGAGCTGAACCTGCTGATCCGGAGGGCGGCCGGCGCCATCGAACGGCGGTTGCTGCAGCAGAGTTCGGCGCGTGAGCGTGCCCTGCTGCAGGCGTACCTCGACGCCAGGCAGCGCCGCGTACCGGCCGGCTCGACCGCCGCGGACGGGCAGCCGGCCGATCTCTCCGCGCGCGGCCTGGACCGGCGGGACGAGACGGTCCTGAAGGAGCACGCCGCCGGTCTGATCTCCGCGGCCCAGCGGGCCGCCGTCGACGTGTGGCTGCCCGGCGGCCGGCAGGTCACCCTGCTGAGCCACCCGGTGACCAGCCCCTCCGGGGTGGAGGGCGTCGCGATCGAGGCGGTCTTCGCCCCCGGTCAGGGCCTCGCCGTCCCTGTCGACACCCAGGCACCGGCCGGCGGGCCGGCGCAGCAGCCGGCGGCGCCCACCGGCCGGCCGCCGCTGCGGAGCCCGGACGGTGTGACCGGCCGCCCCGTCACGACGGCCCGGACGCCCGGCACGGCCGGCGACGCCACCGGCCGGGGGCCCGGCGGGCTGATCATGGTGGGCGAGCCGGAAGTGGGCAGGTACGCGGTGGCCGCCCGGCGCCGTCTGGAGCTGCTGTCCGAGGCCAGCACCCGCATCGGCACCACCCTGGACGTGGCCGGCACCGCCCGGGAACTCGCCGAGATGGCCGTCCCGCGCCTGGCCGACTTCGTCACCATCGACCTCTCCCCCACGGTGCTGCGCGGCGAGGAGCCCCGCGACCCCCGTACCGGACTGCACCGCACCGTGGTGCACGGCTTTCGCCCGGACTGCCCCTTCTACCCGGCCGGCGAACGGGTCGAGCTGCGCTCCACCACGCCGCAGCTGCGCGCCCTGGCCGACGGCCAGCCGGTGCTCGAACCCGAGCTGAGCAGCGCCGCGGGGTGGATCGCGCAGAACCCCGAGCACGCCCGGAGCATTCTCGACCACGGGGTGCACTCCCTCGTCGCCGTGCCGCTCCTCGCCCGCGGCATCGCCCTGGGCGTCGCGAGCTTCTACCGCTCGCGGGACCCGGCACCCTACGGGGACGACGACCGCTCCCTGGCCCTGGAGCTCGCCACCCGCGCCGCCATCTGCATTGACAACGCCCGCCGTTACACCCGTGAGCACTCCATGGTGCTGGCCCTCCAGCGCAGCCTGCTCCCGCACAGCTTCCCCGAGCAGAACGCCGTCGAGGTCGCCCACCGGTACCTGCCGGCCGAGTCGGGCGTGGGCGGCGACTGGTTCGACGTCATTCCGCTGTCGAGCGCGCGCGTCGCCCTCCTCGTCGGGGACGTCGTCGGCCACGGCCTGCACGCCGCCGCCACCATGGGCCGGCTGCGCACCGCGGCACGCAACTTCGCCGAACTGGACCTCGCACCGGACGAACTCCTGACGCACCTCGACAATCTGGTGGGGCGTCTCGACCGGGACGAGGGATTCGAGGACCCCTCCGCCGACGGCACCGGCATCATCGGCGCGACCTGCCTGTACGCCATCTACGACCCCGCCGCGCAGCAGTGCTTCATGGCCCGGGCCGGCCACCCGCCGCCCGCGCTGGTCGCCCCGGACGGCTCGGTCACCTTTCCCGAGCTGCCCGCGGGACCGCCGCTGGGGCTGGGCGGCCTGCCGTTCGAAACCGCCTCGTTCCACCTCCCCGAGGGCAGTCAGCTCGTCCTCTACACCGACGGGCTCGTCGCGGGCCGGCGGCGCGACCTCGACACGGCGCTCGACCAGCTGGGGCGGGTCCTGGCGCAGCCGAACCGCGCGCCGGAGGACACCTGTGACGCGGTGTGCCACAGCGTGGTGCCGCTGCATCCGGCGGACGACATCGCCCTGCTCGTCGCCCGTACCCACGCCCTGCCGCCCGGCCGGATCGCCACCTGGGAGCTGCCCACCGACCCGGCACGCGTCCGCGACATCCGGGCCGCCGTCACCCGCCGGCTGTCCGAATGGGGACTGGACGAGGTCGTGTACGCCGCCCAACTGCTGCTCAGTGAGCTGGTCACCAACGCCATCCGCTACGGCAGCGGCCCCATCCAGGTGCGGCTGCTCCACGACCGCACGCTGACCTGCGAGGTCGCCGACACCAGCAGCACCGCTCCGCATCTGCGCCGGGCGGCCACCACGGACGAGGGCGGCCGCGGCCTGTTCCTCGTCGCCCAGCTCGCCCAGACCTGGGGGACGCGCTACACCGCCGACGGGAAGGTGATCTGGGCGGAGTGCGCGCTCGACGCGACCGGCGGCCGGTCCGACGCCGCCGAAAGGTATCTCCACGACATTCCCGCCATCTGA
- a CDS encoding sugar ABC transporter ATP-binding protein, which translates to MHDAPENHAPSRHGPAPLVRIRGLGKRFGGTVALDSVDLDIHAGSVLALLGPNGAGKSTLIKVLAGVHRADEGEVTVAGHPLGSEAASRTMAFIHQDLGLVEWMTVAENIALGTGYPRRAGLVSWRATRRRGAAALDLVAAHLDPGAPLAGLPRAERSLVAIARALATDAELLVLDEPTASLPAADCARLFDVLHALRDRGHAVVHVTHRLDEVYRVADSFAVLRDGRVVRRGPLAGHSPARLVRDIVGHYPGGHRFAPAAGPVVLGLRGVRTENTAPVSLDVHAGEILGMVGLTGAGHRELGRALAGSGPLLGGRALLDGRPYAPRSVAAAVASGVGLVTSNRQEEGCAAELTVRENFLANPRAAGRPAWRWVSPRRERAEAAALVRRFSVHPGDTEAPIATLSGGNQQKVLVGRGLRTSRRLLILEEPTAGVDVGAKAALYRLLQDALDDGLAVLLLSTDFEEVAEVCHRALVFVRGALTAELSGTSLTVGGLTRASSAMPALTGTT; encoded by the coding sequence GTGCACGACGCTCCCGAGAACCACGCTCCGTCCCGCCACGGCCCCGCGCCCCTCGTCCGCATACGCGGTCTCGGCAAGCGGTTCGGCGGCACCGTCGCGCTGGACTCGGTCGACCTCGACATCCACGCGGGCAGCGTCCTCGCCCTGCTCGGGCCCAACGGCGCCGGCAAGTCCACGCTCATCAAGGTGCTCGCGGGCGTCCACCGCGCGGACGAGGGCGAGGTGACGGTCGCCGGGCATCCGCTCGGCAGCGAAGCGGCCTCCCGCACCATGGCGTTCATCCACCAGGACCTGGGACTGGTCGAGTGGATGACGGTGGCCGAGAACATCGCGCTGGGCACCGGCTATCCGCGCCGGGCGGGGCTGGTGTCCTGGCGGGCGACCCGCCGGCGGGGCGCGGCGGCGCTGGACCTCGTCGCCGCGCACCTCGACCCGGGCGCCCCCCTCGCCGGCCTCCCGCGGGCCGAACGCTCGCTGGTGGCCATCGCCCGCGCGCTGGCCACCGACGCCGAACTCCTCGTCCTCGACGAACCGACCGCCAGTCTGCCGGCCGCGGACTGCGCCCGGCTCTTCGACGTGCTGCACGCCCTGCGCGACCGGGGCCACGCCGTCGTGCACGTCACCCACCGGCTGGACGAGGTGTACCGGGTCGCCGACTCCTTCGCCGTGCTGCGCGACGGTCGCGTCGTGCGCCGGGGCCCGCTCGCCGGCCACAGCCCGGCGCGGCTGGTGCGGGACATCGTGGGCCACTACCCGGGCGGCCACCGGTTCGCCCCGGCCGCCGGCCCGGTCGTCCTGGGCCTGCGCGGGGTCCGTACCGAGAACACCGCGCCGGTCAGCCTGGACGTGCACGCCGGGGAGATCCTCGGCATGGTCGGCCTCACCGGCGCCGGACACCGGGAACTGGGCCGCGCGCTCGCCGGTTCCGGGCCGCTGCTGGGCGGCCGGGCGCTGCTCGACGGGCGGCCGTACGCGCCGCGTTCGGTCGCGGCGGCCGTCGCGTCCGGCGTGGGCCTGGTGACCAGCAACCGCCAGGAGGAGGGCTGCGCCGCCGAACTGACCGTACGGGAGAACTTCCTGGCCAACCCCCGGGCGGCCGGGCGGCCGGCCTGGCGCTGGGTCAGCCCGCGGCGTGAGCGGGCCGAGGCCGCGGCCCTGGTCCGGCGCTTCTCGGTGCACCCCGGGGACACCGAGGCGCCGATCGCCACCCTCTCCGGCGGGAACCAGCAGAAGGTGCTGGTCGGCAGGGGGCTGCGCACGAGCCGGCGGCTGCTGATCCTCGAAGAGCCGACCGCGGGGGTGGACGTGGGTGCCAAGGCGGCGCTCTACCGCCTGCTGCAGGACGCGCTGGACGACGGCCTCGCCGTGCTGCTGCTGTCCACCGACTTCGAGGAGGTCGCCGAGGTGTGCCACCGGGCGCTGGTGTTCGTCCGCGGGGCGCTGACGGCGGAGCTGAGCGGTACGTCCCTGACCGTGGGCGGGCTCACCCGTGCGTCCTCGGCGATGCCCGCCCTCACCGGGACGACGTGA
- a CDS encoding enolase C-terminal domain-like protein — translation MRNDNQPTVTEFSVYPVAGRDSMELNLSGAHGPFFTRNVVVLKDSEGRTGLGEVPGGERITRTLRDAAPLVVGARVGDYQRVLREIGERFGDRDAGGRGPQTFDLRTTVHAVTAVEAGLLDLLGQHLDVPVAALLGDGQQRASVRVLGYLFYVGDPDRTDLEYVREPDSPVEWYRIRHEEALTAEAIVRQAEATHDLYGFRDFKLKGGVLDGGEEVKAIRRLKDRFPEARITLDPNGAWSLSEAVELCRPLVGTLAYAEDPCGAENGYSGREILAEFRRATGLPTATNMIATDWRQLTHALALQSVSIPLADPHFWTMRGSVRVAQLCHAMGLTWGCHSNNHFDISLAMVAHCGAAAPGEYNALDTHWIWQEGLERLTVDPPRIVDGEIALPSAPGLGVRLDTDRLLAAHELYREKALGARDDAAAMRCLVPGWTFDGTRPCLVR, via the coding sequence ATGAGGAACGACAACCAGCCGACCGTCACCGAGTTCTCCGTCTACCCCGTCGCGGGCCGGGACTCGATGGAGCTGAACCTCTCCGGCGCGCACGGCCCCTTCTTCACCCGCAACGTGGTCGTCCTGAAGGACTCGGAGGGCCGTACCGGGCTCGGCGAGGTGCCGGGCGGGGAGCGGATCACACGGACGCTGCGCGACGCCGCACCCCTCGTCGTCGGCGCCAGGGTGGGCGACTATCAGCGCGTCCTGCGGGAGATCGGCGAGCGGTTCGGCGACCGTGACGCCGGCGGCAGAGGCCCGCAGACCTTCGACCTGCGCACCACCGTCCACGCCGTCACCGCCGTCGAGGCGGGTCTGCTGGACCTCCTGGGGCAGCACCTCGACGTCCCGGTGGCCGCCCTGCTGGGAGACGGGCAGCAGCGCGCGTCGGTACGCGTGCTCGGTTATCTCTTCTACGTGGGCGACCCCGACCGCACCGACCTGGAGTACGTCCGCGAACCGGACTCCCCCGTGGAGTGGTACCGGATCCGCCACGAGGAGGCGCTGACCGCCGAGGCGATCGTCCGTCAGGCCGAGGCCACCCACGACCTCTACGGCTTCCGGGACTTCAAGCTCAAGGGCGGGGTGCTGGACGGCGGCGAGGAGGTCAAGGCGATCCGCCGGCTCAAGGACCGCTTCCCCGAAGCACGGATCACCCTCGACCCCAACGGCGCGTGGTCGCTGTCCGAGGCGGTCGAACTGTGCCGGCCGCTGGTCGGCACCCTCGCGTACGCCGAGGACCCGTGCGGCGCCGAGAACGGCTACTCGGGCCGCGAGATCCTGGCGGAGTTCCGGCGCGCCACCGGCCTCCCCACGGCCACCAACATGATCGCGACGGACTGGCGGCAGCTGACCCACGCGCTGGCCCTGCAGAGCGTCTCCATCCCGCTGGCCGACCCGCACTTCTGGACCATGCGGGGCTCGGTGCGCGTCGCCCAGCTCTGCCACGCGATGGGCCTGACCTGGGGATGCCACTCGAACAACCACTTCGACATCTCCCTGGCCATGGTGGCGCACTGCGGGGCCGCGGCGCCCGGCGAGTACAACGCCCTGGACACGCACTGGATCTGGCAGGAGGGCCTGGAGCGGCTCACCGTCGACCCGCCGCGCATCGTCGACGGCGAGATCGCCCTCCCGAGCGCCCCGGGCCTCGGCGTCCGACTCGACACGGACCGGCTCCTGGCGGCGCACGAGCTCTACCGCGAGAAGGCGCTCGGGGCGCGGGACGACGCGGCCGCGATGCGGTGTCTCGTACCCGGCTGGACGTTCGACGGCACGCGTCCCTGCCTGGTGCGGTAG
- a CDS encoding GOLPH3/VPS74 family protein, producing the protein MTTPRDLLIVALDEKSSRPLERGDLSLALAGAELTDLLNAQAVTLDGGHLVPGYRPTIADRLLDEAAGALVDRTPYESVDDWLWRRGRDLSTAYLAAFEEEGQLTRQRRHGRWPFGGSEMVLADTAARRAATDRWAAEEPVLVSLAASLGIGDERTDSRPDVPEGAVAAVLGAVDDALRQLEFERQRRALDQAAFDNVWRGPGGD; encoded by the coding sequence GTGACCACACCGCGGGATCTGCTGATCGTCGCCCTGGACGAGAAGTCCAGCCGCCCCCTGGAGCGCGGCGACCTGTCGCTCGCGCTCGCCGGGGCCGAGCTGACCGACCTCCTGAACGCGCAGGCGGTCACCCTGGACGGCGGGCACCTCGTGCCCGGCTACCGGCCCACCATCGCCGACCGCCTCCTGGACGAGGCGGCGGGTGCCCTGGTGGACCGGACGCCGTACGAGTCGGTCGACGACTGGCTGTGGCGCAGGGGTCGCGATCTGTCCACGGCCTACCTCGCGGCCTTCGAGGAGGAGGGGCAGCTCACCCGGCAACGGCGCCACGGCCGGTGGCCCTTCGGCGGTAGCGAGATGGTGCTGGCCGACACCGCCGCCCGGCGCGCCGCGACGGACCGGTGGGCGGCGGAGGAACCCGTCCTGGTCAGCCTCGCGGCGTCCCTCGGCATCGGCGACGAGCGCACCGACAGCCGCCCGGACGTGCCCGAGGGCGCGGTGGCGGCGGTGCTGGGAGCCGTCGACGACGCTCTGCGCCAGCTGGAGTTCGAGCGGCAGCGGCGCGCCCTCGACCAGGCGGCCTTCGACAACGTGTGGCGCGGCCCCGGCGGCGACTGA